In the genome of Campylobacter avium LMG 24591, the window TGATGGAACTTACACATATAGATGAGAACAAACACCCAAAAATGGTAGATGTGAGCGAAAAAAACATAAGCAAAAGAAAGGCTAGTGCAAGCGGCAAAATTTTCGTAAGCAAAGAGGCTTTTTTAGCTGTTAAAAACAACAGCGCAAAAAAGGGTCCTGTGCTGCAAACCGCTGTAATAGCTGCCATTATGGCCTCAAAAAAAACAAGCGAGCTAATACCGATGTGCCATCCTTTGTTGATATCTAAGGTGCAAACACACATAGATGAAAACGAAGCAGAGTGCTCATTTTGCCTCACTGTTGAAGTATCTTGCGAGGGTAAAACGGGAGTTGAAATGGAGGCTTTAACCGGCGTTAGCGTAGGACTTTTAACAATCTATGACATGCTAAAGGCTATTGATAAGACTATGAGAATTAGTGATATTGTTTTACAAAGCAAGGAAGGTGGCAAGAGTGCTAAATTTAAACGAAATTAAGCAAGAGCCAATTATCAACTACCCTATTTCTTGGGATTATAAGCTCATAGTAAAAAAAGATGTTGATGTATCTGTGCTTGTAAAAAAGGTGCTAAAGCAAAGAGAATTTAAGCTTACACAAACAAATTCTAGTAAAAATGGCAAATATGTAAGCTATCTTGCCACAATCACAGTTATTGATAAGGATGATAGATTAAGGCTTTTTGATGAATTTAAAAAATTGTGTGACTTTGTTATATAAGGACTTGTTATGGAAAATACTTTAATTTTATTTGAAAAACTACTGCTAGAAAATAAGGAAAAAGCTAAGGATATACTAGAGGATTTGGCTTTTAATCTACTTCAAAAACGCAAACAAAACAGGCAACTAGATAATGAAATTTTACTGAATTTTTTATCTGTACTTAAAAAGATTGGTCTGTTTGATAATGAAAATCTTACAAGGCTTATAAGGGTTTTTATGAAGCTTAGTATAAAGGCTGAGGAGGATAAATTATATCAATACATAGGGGAATCAGAGCTTTTAAAGGCCAAGATAAATCAACAAAAAAACATACTTAAAAATGAAATTAGCAGGTCCTTTTATGATATAAAAACCATGCTTGAAGCTTCGAGCTTTAAAAATGAGCTTGAAAATAGCATAAATGACGCCTTTTTGTTTGAGATAGAAGCACTTGAAATTTTAAAAGAAACCGCAGAAAGTGCCTTTATAACAACGCTTGAAAATGGACAAGACATCGAATTTATGGCAAATGAAATCACCAAACACCTTTTATACAGCACCTTAAATGAGACAGATTATAAAAAAGAGCGTATATTAAAATCCGCTCAGATAATCCTAACTTGCGCATTTGAGCTTGCAAACGAGAGTAAAATTTTCGCTAAAGAGCTGTGCTTTGGGGCTATTAAGGGTGTAAGAGATGGCATTATACTTGGCTTGGAAAAATTCAAGCAAAGTTTTGCGTATTGCAAGCTTGAGGAGGATTTAAGCCTAAAAGAAAAAGAATTAATAGATATAGAAAATGACTTTATAAACATGCTAAGAATGGAATGCAAAAGACTTGATAACCCAGCAAAAGATATCATACAAAATTTGCTAGACAACGAGCTAGATACTTTGTTTGCTAAGCTTAAAAGACTAGCAAATGAAAGCAAAGAGCAGCTTACTTTAATGTTAAATGAGCTTAGAAAAAACCCTAAAATAGATGATTTTAATAAGATAGCACAAAGCAAAATAGCCTCTTTCAAAAAAGAGCTTAATAGCCTTGAAATTCTAAATTCACAAAAATACAAAGAACTAAACACTAGCGAAGCCAAGAAGCTGGGTAAAAATTTATGGCAAAAGGCTAAGAATTTGCTTAAGAAGTAGCTTTAAGCTTAGAAAGATAAAAGCTTCTAGGCAATCTTGAAGCTTTCTAGCAGCAAGGGTATCCAATTTTCATTTTCAATCACGCTTGCGCTTTCATATCTTTTTTTCATGGTCTTTAATTATATCTATGCCCTTATCATCTACAAAACTTTGCTCTAAGATAGAATGCAAACAAGAGGCTATACAATTTTCTACATCGCAAACCAAAAGTCAAAGAAAAACAATCAGTCTTTTTTCTTTTTAAACAAAAGTTTTGGATGTCTATAAAGCTCTATTAGCTTAAATTTTAAATAAAGATGATTTATGTTTTTTACTTCTATGCCTTTAAGTAATTTTATATTTTTTTCTTTTTCTTCTGATTCGATTTTATCGAAAAAATATTGATAATTTAAGATAAATTGATGCAAGTAATAATAATACATTTTTTTGTAAAAGCCCTTTTTGAAAACATTTCTTAGCTTGTATATTTCCTTAAATGCTCTAAGCATACCATAAGCCTTATAATACCTCCTAAGCTCCTTATAGCTTTTAAAGCTCTCTTTTAAAGGCTCTAGGTAAAAGGGCAAATTCTTAGGGTAGCTATCATCTTGCATAGATGAGATTATAGAACCGCTCCTGCTTCTATAATAAAGCAAAACCTTATCATCTACAAAAAGTCTTTGACTTAAGGAAAATAATATAATAGCAAAGTCGTGGTCTTCATGATATATATGCCTTATAAATCTTAACTTATATAAATTTAACAAAGATGCCCTAAAAGCACCTTGATAAGCAAAGTAAAAATCATGAAGTTTATTGCTTTGCAAGAAATCAAGACCATTGTCATAAAAACCTAATTTTAAATTTAAAGCAAGATAAATTTTTTCCTTTATAAGCTTAGAATTTTCATCAACAGAGCTTAGATTGTGTAAATATAAATTTAAATCTTTTTCTTGTATATATCTTTTACAAGTGCTTATACAGCTTTCATCTAAATAATCATCAGAATCTAAAAAATGTACATAAACATCATCTGGCAAATCTTGCAATATTAAGTCATTTATATCGCTAAGCTCTGTTTTATATACTCTTTCATCTAGTTTAATGAAATTTTTATCAATATCTTCTTTGCTTATCTTTTTTATGTCTGTTTTATCAAAGCTATGAGTGTTTTTGTAAGATTTGATTGAAAAATCATTTTCTTTAATTTCATTTTCTAAATAAGCTCTTAATTTAGTGCCTTTCATAAGCTCAATTGCTGCATTTCTAGCAGTTGATAGTCCTGCATTTTTCTTGCTTAAAACAAAGATCCTTTCATCTTTTTTGGCATATTCTATGGCTATATCAAGGCTTTTATCAGTGCTGCCATCATCTACTAAGACTATATCTAAAGCTACATCTTTTATATCTTTTTGATTTAAAATAGAATCTAAGCACTGCCTTAGATACTTTTCTACATTATAGATTGGGATTAAGATAGAAATTTTCATATTTTTCCCTAGTTTTTAACTCTTATCTTAGCTAAGATTTGTAAATACATTTAGAAAATACATTTTGTGAAATTTTACTAGAATTTTAATTTTGTTTGAAGAAGAATTTTTTGAAAAAAATAATTTCTTTAAATAAATTTCAGATACTCTTTATAAATATTATTATTAAGCAAAACCCCATTTTCTTTTTTATTGCGTTTTGTTTCATAACCTCCAAAAGCCCTCCATTTCTTAAAGAAAAATACTACCCTTTACTCCTAGCATTGCTTTTTTATAAAAACTATATGCCTCATAAAAATATACTAGCTAAAATTTAGCTGATAAAAGGATAAAGTTTATAAGCCATGAATATATCCTTTATTTTATCATCATCTGAGTAAGATATATCCTCTGTCACAAATTTTTGGCATTAAGATCAAATTTCTTATCGCCACTATGGTTTAGTTTTTCAAAATGTTATATTACACATGCTTCTAATCTATTTCGCATTATTTTCTAACAAGAAGCCTTGCAAAGCAAGCAAATCTTAAATTTTTTTAGAAACTATCGCCTCTTCTACCCTTTGCTTTGCGATTCTTAAAAGCTTCTTGCTTTTAGCCCTTAGCGCAAAGCTTTGTCTGATCTTGTTTTCTATCCTTTCTTGGCTTGTAGAATCTAGCAAGGGGATTAGGAGGCTTTGTATATCGTTACTAGAAATGTTTGTTTGAACCCCGCCTGTGCCTATCCTATCAAATTGCAATCTAGCACATACAGAGTTTAAGAATAAAACTAAAACATCCTTAGAAAACCATTGATTGAAATCTTACAAATCCTTTGATTTATCATAGCATTAATATCTTCTCGCACAAGACAGGATAAGCCTATGCTACCAGACATTGATATAAGTATATCACCTCTTTTTACCTTATCTTTTGGGCTAAGATTTTGTGTCTCATCTCTTAAAAATACCGCATTACTCATATCTAAATTTGCATTTTTGATATTATTGATCCTAATCAAAGCTAAGTTAGAATCTTGCACATATTCATCGCTATTAAAGGCAAATCCGCTAGATTGTGCAACTATTAAGTCCTTAAGTCTCACAAAACCATTTTTATAATTTTTTATCAAGGCTTCGTTTTTCTCATATTTTGCTTGATAGTATTCTGCATCAAGTCGTCCTGTTTGCAGGAAAGATTCTTTAAAGGTGGCTATGGTGTAGTTTGCTTGTGTGTGGATTTGCAAATGTGGATCGTTTGCATTCGCAACAGACTCTTCACTGCATTCACAATGACGCAAGGGATAGATTGCTTCGGTCGTTTCACTCCATCGCAATGACGACTCCCCTCTGTCATCACAAGACTTGCCCTGCAAGTCGTGGCAATCTAAATTTTTAGAATCTATCCCTAAAGATTCATAGAGCAAATTTTCAGCTTCCTTATACAAAGCCTTGCTAGATTCTAAGGCTGTATTAGAATCTTTTACAAGCTTTTCTATCTCTAGCTGAAAAGGCATTGGAAAAATGGGGATTGGTAAAGTTCTAATAGCTTCTTTATCAATAGTTTGAGGAACTGCTCCATTAATTTTTCTTGAAATTACCAACTTGCCTAATTTTGTGTTTAAATATATATATAAAAATATATTTCTTAATATTTTTTCGTTGGTTGTTATCATAAATAAATTCATACCCAAACTAATAGGAATATTTAAATTTGGCACTATATAGGTAGCACCTGGGCTACCAATTTTGTTGATTAATACCTCTCCACCGAAAATTTTAGTTTTTGTCAAAAAATTATAAGCGTGTTTAGATATATATTTTACATCATTTTCAAAATCCATTTTTTTCTAAATCTGTACTTCTAATCATATATGCATAATCTTTTTCATCTTGTATTTTTACATTCTCGTTCAATGCCTCATAGCTGCCATTTGAATGATAATCTGTTAAAACCTCTATGCAGTCTTTTAAAAATATATGATTCATCGATTTAACTTTTGAATAAGCGTTTATAAAGCTCTTGCTAAAAAATTCGGCATCCAATCTATTTTTTTCATTATCCTTTTTTGGCTCGCTAAGTTTTAAGCTAGAGACTTCTAAATGCGGGTATTTGTCTTGCAGGGCTTTGTTTGTCATAGGATTTTCCTTAATCTTCTTTATGTAACAAAAAAGACTGTATAATTATACAAAATTTACAAAATATTTGATATAGTACTCGTGCTTTCAAGGGGGCAATTGTCTCCAATCTTTCGTTAGTTTTTAATTTCCTCATTCATTGTCTTTACAAAAAATAGAATCTTTGATATACTTTCAGTCCTTTCAAGGCGGGTCATTTTCTGCCACTTCTGCCTCTGTGCATAATACATCAAATCCTTATGAAAACTTGCTAAGATATCGTTTAGAAAATTGTATCTTGCTTGGATTAAAAATCCTTGTTTTTATACTTATATTGCAAGCTTATAGCACTTGAAATTTCGCCAATTTGTATGGCGTCCTCTAAATTATAACCTAATCGCAAAAGTATAATTTCTAAATCTTTTTTAAATTTAATTTTTGTAGGCTTGTTATGAAATATTTCATTCCTTGCTTTACGAATCTGACTAAGTTTTGTTATCAAATGTTCTTTAGTACCATAACTTGGCAGTTCTTGATTCTTATATTGTTTGCTATCTTTAAAGATATGACTTAATT includes:
- the moaC gene encoding cyclic pyranopterin monophosphate synthase MoaC, with translation MELTHIDENKHPKMVDVSEKNISKRKASASGKIFVSKEAFLAVKNNSAKKGPVLQTAVIAAIMASKKTSELIPMCHPLLISKVQTHIDENEAECSFCLTVEVSCEGKTGVEMEALTGVSVGLLTIYDMLKAIDKTMRISDIVLQSKEGGKSAKFKRN
- a CDS encoding HP0495 family protein; the protein is MARVLNLNEIKQEPIINYPISWDYKLIVKKDVDVSVLVKKVLKQREFKLTQTNSSKNGKYVSYLATITVIDKDDRLRLFDEFKKLCDFVI
- a CDS encoding glycosyltransferase family 2 protein, with amino-acid sequence MKISILIPIYNVEKYLRQCLDSILNQKDIKDVALDIVLVDDGSTDKSLDIAIEYAKKDERIFVLSKKNAGLSTARNAAIELMKGTKLRAYLENEIKENDFSIKSYKNTHSFDKTDIKKISKEDIDKNFIKLDERVYKTELSDINDLILQDLPDDVYVHFLDSDDYLDESCISTCKRYIQEKDLNLYLHNLSSVDENSKLIKEKIYLALNLKLGFYDNGLDFLQSNKLHDFYFAYQGAFRASLLNLYKLRFIRHIYHEDHDFAIILFSLSQRLFVDDKVLLYYRSRSGSIISSMQDDSYPKNLPFYLEPLKESFKSYKELRRYYKAYGMLRAFKEIYKLRNVFKKGFYKKMYYYYLHQFILNYQYFFDKIESEEKEKNIKLLKGIEVKNINHLYLKFKLIELYRHPKLLFKKKKD